Proteins from one Haloarchaeobius litoreus genomic window:
- a CDS encoding NifU family protein — MSTDGAETDDALAERVEQWLAREMPIIQMHGGTSSVRRADPETGEVVVELGGGCSGCGVADITTGNIESELLQWPEVEEVTVRVPESGESLGVEQAESIMGVDRTEGGRGDWGSSNPGKDHL, encoded by the coding sequence ATGAGTACCGACGGGGCCGAGACGGACGACGCGCTCGCCGAGCGGGTAGAGCAGTGGCTGGCGCGCGAGATGCCGATCATCCAGATGCACGGCGGGACCAGCTCCGTGCGGCGCGCCGACCCCGAGACCGGCGAGGTCGTCGTCGAACTCGGCGGCGGCTGTTCGGGCTGTGGCGTCGCCGATATCACCACGGGCAACATCGAGTCCGAGCTGCTGCAGTGGCCGGAGGTCGAGGAGGTGACGGTTCGGGTGCCAGAGAGTGGCGAGTCACTCGGGGTCGAGCAGGCCGAGTCCATCATGGGTGTCGACCGGACCGAGGGCGGCCGTGGCGACTGGGGCTCCTCGAACCCCGGAAAGGACCACCTCTGA
- the rpsJ gene encoding 30S ribosomal protein S10: MQQARVRLAGTSPDDLDNICDDVREIANKTGVSLSGPIPLPTKTLEIPTRKSPDGEGTATWEHWEMRVHKRLIDLDADERALRQLMRIQVPNDVSIEIVLED, from the coding sequence ATGCAACAGGCACGCGTCCGTCTCGCGGGCACCAGCCCCGACGACCTCGACAACATCTGCGACGACGTTCGCGAGATCGCGAACAAGACCGGCGTCTCGCTGTCGGGACCGATTCCGCTCCCGACGAAGACGCTGGAGATCCCGACTCGCAAGTCCCCCGACGGTGAGGGGACCGCGACGTGGGAGCACTGGGAGATGCGCGTCCACAAGCGCCTGATCGACCTCGACGCCGACGAACGTGCGCTTCGTCAGCTGATGCGGATCCAGGTGCCGAACGACGTCAGCATCGAAATCGTCCTCGAGGACTGA
- a CDS encoding DUF7562 family protein — MWGSRRDVDDGPVTCIACGDEVPRDDAREYDKHGNRWERTDKEFEYLCKPCDRDCCHQPRKGLESMLVDLGAGEVPQEEFLARFRDATATRQERRD, encoded by the coding sequence ATGTGGGGTTCCCGGCGAGACGTCGACGACGGCCCCGTGACGTGCATCGCGTGCGGCGACGAGGTCCCTCGCGACGACGCCCGCGAGTACGACAAACACGGTAACCGGTGGGAGCGCACGGACAAGGAGTTCGAGTACCTCTGCAAGCCCTGCGACCGGGATTGCTGTCACCAGCCGCGGAAGGGGCTGGAGTCCATGCTCGTCGACCTCGGTGCCGGCGAGGTCCCGCAGGAGGAGTTCCTCGCCCGGTTCCGCGACGCGACCGCCACCCGACAGGAACGACGGGACTGA
- a CDS encoding DUF1028 domain-containing protein encodes MTFSICVHETYTDDDGEEQDRFGVAVTTRLPGVGTLCPFASESGAVATQSLVNVELGRKGIEYMDDGLAVDDALQALLNADEGAENRQLHGVDADGTFVFSGEDCKDWYGHVEGDSYTVAGNLLTGEAVIDAVAEEYESSRDDDRPLAERLVDALAAGHEQGGDRREELHVQSAALVVESTEERVVDPYYEDLRVDATETPIADLRETYEYAVEGYEMAMELYEDAYDEDES; translated from the coding sequence GTGACGTTCAGCATCTGCGTCCACGAGACGTACACCGACGACGACGGCGAGGAACAGGACCGCTTCGGCGTGGCGGTCACGACGCGGCTCCCCGGCGTCGGGACGCTCTGTCCGTTCGCCAGCGAGTCCGGCGCGGTGGCGACACAGAGCCTCGTCAACGTCGAACTCGGCCGGAAGGGAATCGAGTACATGGACGACGGGCTCGCGGTCGACGACGCCCTCCAGGCGCTCCTGAACGCCGACGAGGGCGCGGAGAACCGCCAGCTCCACGGCGTCGACGCCGACGGGACCTTCGTCTTCTCCGGCGAGGACTGCAAGGACTGGTACGGGCACGTCGAGGGCGACTCCTACACGGTCGCGGGCAACCTGCTGACGGGCGAGGCCGTCATCGACGCCGTGGCCGAGGAGTACGAATCGAGCCGCGACGACGACCGACCGCTCGCGGAACGACTCGTCGATGCGCTCGCGGCGGGCCACGAACAGGGCGGCGACAGGCGCGAGGAGCTGCACGTCCAGAGCGCGGCGCTCGTCGTGGAATCGACCGAGGAGCGCGTCGTCGACCCGTACTACGAGGACCTGCGGGTCGATGCGACGGAGACCCCCATCGCGGACCTGCGAGAGACCTACGAGTACGCGGTCGAGGGCTACGAGATGGCGATGGAGCTGTACGAGGACGCGTACGACGAGGACGAGAGCTAG
- a CDS encoding SipW-dependent-type signal peptide-containing protein: MTDEHTTGLTRRRILGGIGAVGVASVGAGLGTSAYFSDTESFEGNSLTAGELDLKVGWQQVYYGPNGLEPDAGPVRPRNDDLGEFVNANPDHDGDGEQSIDTEDGVYDWNMGGPTGADTDVTDVIDCDNVEEDYAEMFGDQETLVALDDVKPGDGGQITFNLCLCDNPGYIWLTLANFVEGENGITEPEGEVDSTPDDGELAEHVNVYVALDENCNSRFNDADTTVWSGTLAEAREEVETGSNGLLLSEDCFEGGECHCVNVGWEVPEDVGNVIQTDSVGFDIGFYTEQCRHNPDPCPCLADEFVVEAGGEQHCITAIEHDMTVDEFYNYSPHQAGEPALGYTESDRSQLFLYRNTGTGDTHLVMIHDTVSDGSGGAVTFEFDFEGIAPGSWAVQDDPEDVYTTDSGVISQADWTWANAPTDGGAIPVDGDPFRVDITPAFNDAAERAPLNPGEITSWVALSGDDAVVDLPMDEPVSIYPCDGSDL, translated from the coding sequence ATGACTGACGAACACACGACCGGACTGACGCGGCGGCGCATCCTCGGCGGCATCGGTGCCGTCGGGGTCGCGTCCGTCGGCGCCGGACTGGGAACGAGCGCGTACTTCAGCGACACCGAATCGTTCGAGGGCAACAGCCTCACCGCAGGCGAGCTGGACCTCAAGGTCGGCTGGCAGCAGGTGTACTACGGCCCGAACGGACTCGAACCGGACGCGGGGCCGGTCCGCCCACGCAACGATGACCTCGGCGAGTTCGTCAACGCCAATCCGGACCACGACGGCGACGGCGAACAGTCCATCGACACCGAGGACGGCGTCTACGACTGGAACATGGGCGGCCCGACCGGCGCGGACACCGACGTCACCGACGTCATCGACTGTGACAACGTCGAGGAGGACTACGCCGAGATGTTCGGCGACCAGGAGACCCTCGTCGCGCTCGACGACGTCAAGCCCGGCGACGGCGGCCAGATCACGTTCAACCTCTGTCTCTGCGACAACCCGGGCTACATCTGGCTCACGCTCGCGAACTTCGTCGAGGGCGAGAACGGCATCACCGAACCCGAGGGCGAGGTCGACAGCACGCCCGACGACGGCGAGCTCGCCGAGCACGTGAACGTGTACGTCGCGCTCGACGAGAACTGCAACTCCCGGTTCAACGACGCGGACACCACCGTCTGGAGCGGGACCCTCGCCGAGGCCCGCGAGGAGGTCGAGACCGGCTCCAACGGCCTCCTCCTCTCCGAGGACTGCTTCGAGGGCGGCGAGTGCCACTGCGTCAACGTCGGCTGGGAGGTGCCCGAGGACGTCGGCAACGTCATCCAGACCGACTCCGTCGGCTTCGACATCGGCTTCTACACCGAGCAGTGCCGGCACAACCCCGACCCGTGCCCGTGCCTCGCTGACGAGTTCGTCGTCGAGGCCGGCGGCGAGCAGCACTGCATCACCGCCATCGAGCACGACATGACCGTCGACGAGTTCTACAACTACAGCCCGCACCAGGCGGGCGAGCCGGCTCTCGGCTACACCGAGAGCGACCGCAGCCAGCTGTTCCTCTACCGGAACACCGGCACCGGCGACACGCACCTCGTGATGATCCACGACACCGTGAGCGACGGCAGCGGTGGCGCGGTCACCTTCGAGTTCGACTTCGAGGGCATCGCCCCCGGCAGCTGGGCCGTGCAGGACGACCCCGAGGATGTCTACACGACCGACAGCGGCGTCATCTCGCAGGCCGACTGGACCTGGGCCAACGCTCCCACCGACGGCGGTGCAATCCCTGTCGACGGCGACCCGTTCCGGGTCGACATCACGCCCGCGTTCAACGACGCAGCCGAGAGGGCACCGCTCAACCCCGGCGAGATCACCTCGTGGGTCGCCCTCTCCGGCGACGACGCCGTCGTCGACCTGCCGATGGACGAACCCGTCAGCATCTATCCCTGCGACGGGAGCGACCTGTAG
- a CDS encoding rhomboid family intramembrane serine protease, which translates to MSRGSPTLDTLVVFAVVFAFQQLVVGLFGIFGAWRPVYAFLFVLDSPISQPWTFVTSVYAHAGVGHLLSNAVALVLVGFILERYTTRWRFHLFFVCTGAFAGFVQVLLTDAPGVLGASGAVFALYGYVLGGNRLTDGLLRNLDIPAWAEYGVFLVVALVVTVATGAPGVALLAHFTGFLVGVAAGRVNLLAVSQSTPYGTRKERY; encoded by the coding sequence ATGTCGCGCGGGAGCCCGACCCTCGACACGCTCGTCGTCTTCGCCGTCGTCTTCGCCTTCCAGCAGCTCGTGGTGGGTCTCTTCGGTATTTTCGGCGCGTGGCGACCCGTCTACGCCTTCCTGTTCGTCCTCGACTCACCGATTTCGCAGCCGTGGACGTTCGTCACGAGCGTCTACGCGCATGCCGGCGTCGGTCACCTCCTGTCGAACGCCGTCGCGCTCGTGCTCGTCGGGTTCATTCTCGAACGGTACACGACCCGGTGGCGGTTCCACCTCTTTTTCGTCTGTACCGGCGCGTTCGCCGGCTTCGTTCAGGTTCTCCTGACCGACGCCCCCGGCGTCCTCGGTGCGAGCGGCGCCGTGTTCGCACTGTACGGCTACGTCCTCGGCGGGAACCGGCTCACCGACGGCCTGCTCCGGAACCTCGACATCCCGGCGTGGGCCGAGTACGGCGTCTTCCTCGTCGTCGCGCTCGTGGTCACCGTCGCGACCGGCGCTCCCGGCGTCGCGCTGCTCGCGCACTTCACCGGCTTCCTCGTCGGCGTCGCCGCCGGCCGCGTCAACCTGCTTGCGGTGTCACAGTCCACCCCGTACGGCACCCGAAAGGAAAGGTACTAA
- a CDS encoding RNB domain-containing ribonuclease yields the protein MTDDASAQAAAGTAEGQGPVEIDEELARHLENKRDDLFEKFEIADAFPPEVLEEAEERTEGVQQEIQDELDEREDLRDLTTWTTDPIDAQDFDDAISIRENEETFTLWVHIADVTHYVHPESAMWAEAVERGNTVYLPAYTIHMLPPTLAETVCSLVPEEDRLAHTVEMELDKEHLSYESIDIYKSVIHSNERLTYTQTENRLDDEDAELHDEISLVFEVADQMHEQRKEDGSLVLNPRRDRAHTIIEECMLKANKAVTHELMWNRGVEAMYRVHPQPTPDEWDKALVEIQELDGVSIPGDSWDDPRKAVNATLEQAPGRQLGKIQWAVMKVMPRAKYMSDPFGGHHALNFDIYGHFTSPIRRLSDLINHWIVYTNDVPEDLAALCSRASDKQKAAEQCEREYKGFLQEVGLDPDAVNNRGIEVVDDPDEE from the coding sequence ATGACCGACGACGCCAGCGCGCAGGCTGCCGCGGGCACCGCCGAAGGGCAGGGCCCCGTCGAAATCGACGAGGAGCTCGCGCGCCATCTGGAGAACAAGCGCGACGACCTGTTCGAGAAGTTCGAGATCGCCGACGCGTTCCCGCCCGAGGTGCTGGAGGAGGCCGAGGAGCGCACCGAGGGCGTCCAGCAGGAGATCCAGGACGAGCTGGACGAGCGCGAGGACCTGCGCGACCTGACGACGTGGACGACCGACCCCATCGACGCACAGGACTTCGACGACGCCATCTCCATCCGCGAGAACGAGGAGACGTTCACGCTGTGGGTCCACATCGCCGACGTGACCCACTACGTCCACCCCGAGAGCGCGATGTGGGCGGAGGCCGTCGAGCGCGGCAACACCGTCTACCTCCCGGCGTACACCATCCACATGCTGCCACCGACGCTCGCGGAGACGGTCTGCTCGCTCGTCCCCGAGGAGGACCGCCTCGCCCACACCGTCGAGATGGAGCTCGACAAGGAGCACCTGAGCTACGAGTCCATCGACATCTACAAGTCCGTCATCCACTCGAACGAACGCCTCACCTACACCCAGACGGAGAACCGCCTCGACGACGAGGACGCCGAACTCCACGACGAGATTTCGCTCGTCTTCGAGGTGGCCGACCAGATGCACGAACAGCGCAAGGAGGACGGCTCGCTCGTGCTCAATCCGCGCCGGGACCGCGCCCACACCATCATCGAGGAGTGCATGCTGAAGGCGAACAAGGCAGTCACGCACGAACTGATGTGGAACCGTGGCGTCGAGGCGATGTACCGCGTCCACCCGCAGCCGACCCCGGACGAGTGGGACAAGGCGCTCGTCGAGATTCAGGAGTTGGACGGCGTGAGCATCCCGGGCGACTCCTGGGACGACCCCCGGAAGGCCGTCAACGCGACGCTCGAGCAGGCACCCGGCCGCCAGCTCGGCAAGATCCAGTGGGCCGTCATGAAGGTGATGCCCCGGGCGAAGTACATGAGCGACCCCTTCGGCGGTCACCACGCGCTCAACTTCGACATCTACGGCCACTTCACGAGCCCCATCCGGCGGCTCTCCGACCTCATCAACCACTGGATCGTCTACACGAACGACGTCCCGGAGGACCTCGCCGCGCTCTGTTCGCGCGCCTCGGACAAGCAGAAGGCCGCCGAGCAGTGCGAGCGCGAGTACAAGGGGTTCCTCCAGGAGGTCGGACTCGACCCCGACGCGGTGAACAACCGCGGCATCGAGGTCGTCGACGACCCCGACGAGGAGTGA
- the tuf gene encoding translation elongation factor EF-1 subunit alpha, translating into MSDIPHQNLAIIGHVDHGKSTLVGRLLFETGSVPEHVIEQYREEAEEKGKGGFEFAYVMDNLAEERERGVTIDIAHQEFDTDKYNFTIVDCPGHRDFVKNMITGASQADNAVLVVAADDGVAPQTREHVFLARTLGIGELIIGVNKMDIVDYSEDKYNGVKEEVNKLLKQVQFRSDDATYIPISAFEGDNIAERSDNTDWYDGEILLEALNSLPEPEPPTDAPLRLPIQDVYTISGIGTVPVGRIETGTMNMGDMVSFQPSDVGGEVKTIEMHHEEVPKAEPGDNVGFNVRGIGKDDIRRGDVCGPADDPPTVAETFKAQIVVMQHPSVITAGYTPVFHAHTAQVACTIESLDAKIDPASGEIAEENPDFIQSGDAAKVTVRPQKPLSIEPAGEISELGSFAVRDMGQTIAAGQVLSVNEK; encoded by the coding sequence ATGAGCGACATACCGCACCAGAACCTGGCCATCATCGGCCACGTCGACCACGGCAAGAGCACACTTGTCGGACGACTCCTCTTCGAGACGGGGAGCGTCCCGGAGCACGTAATCGAGCAGTACCGAGAGGAAGCCGAAGAGAAGGGCAAGGGCGGCTTCGAGTTCGCCTACGTCATGGACAACCTCGCCGAGGAGCGAGAGCGAGGTGTCACCATCGACATCGCCCACCAGGAGTTCGACACGGATAAGTACAACTTCACCATCGTCGACTGTCCGGGCCACCGTGACTTCGTCAAGAACATGATCACGGGCGCCTCGCAGGCCGACAACGCGGTGCTCGTCGTCGCCGCAGACGACGGTGTCGCGCCCCAGACCCGAGAGCACGTCTTCCTGGCACGTACGCTGGGTATCGGCGAGCTCATCATCGGTGTCAACAAGATGGACATCGTCGACTACAGCGAGGACAAGTACAACGGTGTCAAGGAGGAGGTCAACAAGCTCCTGAAGCAGGTTCAGTTCCGCTCCGACGACGCCACGTACATCCCGATCTCCGCCTTCGAGGGCGACAACATCGCCGAGCGGTCCGACAACACGGACTGGTACGACGGCGAGATCCTCCTCGAGGCACTCAACAGCCTGCCGGAGCCGGAGCCGCCGACGGACGCGCCGCTCCGCCTGCCGATCCAGGACGTCTACACCATCTCCGGCATCGGTACCGTCCCCGTCGGACGTATCGAGACCGGGACGATGAACATGGGCGACATGGTCTCCTTCCAGCCCAGCGACGTGGGCGGCGAGGTCAAGACCATCGAGATGCACCACGAGGAGGTCCCCAAGGCCGAGCCCGGTGACAACGTCGGGTTCAACGTCCGCGGCATCGGCAAGGACGACATCCGCCGTGGCGACGTCTGTGGCCCCGCCGACGACCCGCCGACGGTCGCCGAGACCTTCAAGGCCCAGATCGTCGTGATGCAGCACCCGAGCGTCATCACGGCCGGCTACACGCCGGTCTTCCACGCGCACACCGCACAGGTCGCGTGCACCATCGAGAGCCTCGACGCCAAGATCGACCCGGCATCGGGTGAGATCGCGGAGGAGAACCCCGACTTCATCCAGTCCGGCGACGCGGCGAAGGTCACCGTTCGCCCGCAGAAGCCCCTCAGCATCGAGCCGGCCGGCGAGATCTCCGAGCTCGGCAGCTTCGCGGTGCGTGACATGGGTCAGACCATCGCCGCCGGTCAGGTCCTGAGCGTCAACGAGAAGTAA
- a CDS encoding cell division protein SepF — protein MGLMSKILGGNNSHSTEDYLELDLDDFDTVSGDAAMEVHIAEVAGQADAIDIKDAVYDGDLVIADITRLRTEDRTVEHIVDELRQVAQEVDGDIVQKGDDQLIVTPTGVKISREKLGRD, from the coding sequence ATGGGCCTCATGAGCAAGATCCTCGGCGGCAACAACTCTCACAGTACCGAGGACTATCTCGAACTCGACCTCGACGACTTCGATACGGTCTCGGGCGACGCGGCGATGGAGGTTCACATCGCCGAGGTCGCCGGACAGGCCGACGCTATCGACATCAAGGACGCTGTCTACGACGGCGACCTCGTCATCGCCGACATCACCCGCCTGCGAACGGAGGACAGGACGGTCGAACACATCGTCGACGAGCTCAGACAGGTCGCCCAGGAGGTCGACGGCGACATCGTCCAGAAGGGCGACGACCAGCTCATCGTCACGCCGACCGGTGTGAAGATCAGCCGCGAGAAGCTCGGCCGCGACTGA
- a CDS encoding S8 family serine peptidase, with product MVRDTDGVSRRRLLKGAGAGLAATTMAGEVVAGEGAQDVIVGVSDDHGLQRAREQASSIRHEFDFDDIGQAVAGRFPTEALEALQNNPHVRYVEDDGEYHALAQTLPWGVDRVDADVLHANGDTGSGADIAILDTGIDSDHPDLAGNVQGGKCFTDNCCGEAGGGGGPFGCDTNNNDCPNAWDDDNDHGTHCAGIADAVNNTEGVVGVSTQANLWAGKVLDGCGSGSLSAIAAGIEWAADQGFDVASMSLGASSGDQTLQDAVQYAANNGLLMVAAAGNDGPCSDCVGYPAAYSEVVAVSSTASDDSLSDFSSTGPEVELAAPGTDIYSSVPSGYATFSGTSMACPHVSGAAAQVMATGATASEARTILQDSAEDIGLGDNEQGYGLLDAENAVAAAGGGGGGDDAAPSVSWANPADGDTVSDSVTLQISASDAEDGDDSLAVEWSVDGGTAQSASYNSTSGYYEASWDSTAVSDGDHTLSATATDSAGNTSSSSITVTTDNSSSGSTAPAIDEFGLSNRSNGGWARFEVSWAVSDADGDLASVDVVLDQNGTVDSASNSVSGASASGSDRLQDKKGSGSYDVTLTVTDAAGNSTSQTKTVSA from the coding sequence ATGGTCAGAGATACCGATGGCGTTTCCCGGCGGCGATTGCTGAAGGGAGCGGGAGCTGGACTGGCGGCGACGACGATGGCGGGCGAGGTCGTCGCCGGCGAGGGTGCACAGGACGTGATCGTGGGCGTGTCGGACGATCACGGGCTCCAGAGGGCGAGAGAGCAGGCGTCGTCGATCAGACACGAGTTCGACTTCGACGACATCGGGCAGGCCGTCGCGGGGCGGTTCCCCACCGAGGCCCTCGAGGCGCTCCAGAACAACCCGCACGTCCGGTACGTCGAGGACGACGGCGAGTACCACGCGCTCGCCCAGACGCTCCCGTGGGGCGTCGACCGGGTGGACGCCGACGTGCTACACGCCAACGGCGACACCGGCAGCGGGGCCGACATCGCCATCCTCGACACGGGCATCGACAGCGACCACCCCGACCTGGCCGGCAACGTCCAGGGCGGGAAGTGCTTCACCGACAACTGCTGTGGCGAGGCCGGCGGGGGCGGCGGCCCGTTCGGGTGTGACACGAACAACAACGACTGCCCGAACGCCTGGGACGACGACAACGACCACGGGACACACTGCGCGGGCATCGCCGACGCGGTGAACAACACCGAGGGCGTCGTCGGCGTCTCGACGCAGGCGAACCTCTGGGCGGGGAAGGTGCTCGACGGCTGTGGCTCGGGCTCCCTGTCGGCCATCGCGGCCGGCATCGAGTGGGCCGCCGACCAGGGCTTCGACGTGGCGTCGATGTCGCTCGGGGCGTCCTCGGGCGACCAGACGCTGCAGGACGCCGTGCAGTACGCCGCGAACAATGGCCTGCTGATGGTCGCGGCGGCGGGCAACGACGGCCCCTGTAGCGACTGCGTGGGCTACCCGGCGGCCTACTCGGAGGTCGTCGCGGTCTCCTCGACGGCCAGCGACGACAGCCTCTCGGACTTCTCCTCGACCGGTCCGGAGGTCGAGCTCGCCGCACCGGGCACCGACATCTACTCGTCGGTCCCGAGCGGCTACGCGACGTTCTCGGGCACCTCGATGGCGTGTCCGCACGTCTCCGGCGCGGCCGCACAGGTGATGGCGACGGGCGCGACCGCCTCCGAGGCCCGCACGATTCTCCAGGACAGCGCCGAGGACATCGGGCTCGGCGACAACGAGCAGGGTTACGGGCTCCTCGACGCCGAGAACGCCGTCGCTGCCGCCGGCGGTGGTGGCGGGGGCGACGACGCCGCGCCCAGCGTCTCGTGGGCGAACCCGGCGGACGGCGACACGGTCAGCGACTCGGTGACGCTCCAGATCAGCGCCTCGGACGCCGAGGACGGCGACGACAGTCTCGCCGTCGAGTGGAGCGTCGACGGCGGCACGGCACAGTCGGCGTCGTACAACAGCACGTCGGGCTACTACGAGGCCAGCTGGGACAGCACGGCCGTCTCCGACGGCGACCACACGCTGTCGGCGACGGCCACCGACTCCGCCGGCAACACCAGCAGCTCGTCCATCACGGTGACGACGGACAACAGCAGCAGCGGGAGCACGGCCCCCGCTATCGACGAGTTCGGTCTCAGCAACCGGAGCAACGGTGGCTGGGCCCGCTTCGAGGTGAGCTGGGCCGTCTCGGACGCCGACGGCGACCTCGCGTCGGTCGACGTCGTCCTCGACCAGAACGGCACCGTCGACAGCGCGAGCAACAGCGTCAGCGGCGCCAGTGCGTCGGGGTCGGACAGGCTGCAGGACAAGAAGGGCTCGGGCAGCTACGACGTCACGCTGACCGTGACCGACGCGGCCGGCAACTCGACCAGCCAGACGAAGACCGTCTCGGCCTGA
- a CDS encoding DUF2061 domain-containing protein, translating into MGAFSSLFTRTPNQLRSRAIVKTLLYRVLMVLITVAVAFAVTDDVLAAVNIGLVTNVVKTGTYYGYERLWDRIAWGV; encoded by the coding sequence ATGGGCGCGTTCTCCTCGCTGTTCACCCGGACGCCGAACCAGCTCCGCTCGCGAGCCATCGTCAAGACGCTGCTGTACCGGGTGCTGATGGTCTTAATCACCGTCGCTGTCGCCTTCGCCGTCACTGACGACGTGCTGGCCGCTGTGAACATCGGGCTGGTGACCAACGTCGTGAAGACCGGGACGTACTACGGCTACGAGCGACTCTGGGACCGGATCGCATGGGGCGTCTGA
- a CDS encoding RNA-binding protein, giving the protein MQVKSRHHLRSDDVRDVESAVVDALGVDLDGDTYELVEFEDSEFDVVLVDGEPHVFYVDDEPFLTVVGANATEPTRRVVTVDAGAISFVSDGADVMRPGIVEATADIAPGDLVVVAEETHGKVLAVGRAKVDGDDMTGDSGKVVESIHHVGDDLFEFPG; this is encoded by the coding sequence ATGCAGGTGAAGTCCCGACATCATCTCCGCAGCGACGACGTCAGGGACGTCGAGAGCGCTGTGGTGGACGCACTGGGCGTCGATCTCGACGGTGACACGTACGAGCTGGTCGAGTTCGAGGACAGCGAGTTCGACGTCGTCCTCGTCGACGGCGAGCCCCACGTCTTCTACGTCGACGACGAACCGTTCCTCACCGTCGTGGGCGCGAACGCGACCGAACCGACCCGTCGCGTGGTGACCGTCGACGCCGGCGCGATCTCGTTCGTCTCGGACGGGGCGGACGTGATGCGCCCCGGCATCGTCGAGGCCACCGCGGACATCGCGCCGGGCGACCTCGTCGTCGTCGCCGAGGAGACCCACGGGAAGGTGCTCGCGGTCGGCCGCGCGAAGGTCGACGGCGACGACATGACCGGTGACTCCGGGAAGGTCGTCGAATCCATCCACCACGTCGGCGACGACCTCTTCGAGTTCCCCGGCTAG